Genomic DNA from Chloroflexota bacterium:
GCCATTCGATCTGGGGGAATTCAACTTCGGCGGTGTACGAGAGCGTCTCGCTGGCAAACTCGAAATTGGAAACGAGTTCACTGTCGAATTTGATGTACGCGCTCAACGCTAAACGATCCGCCACATCAACGCCGACGAGTGTTCGCAAATCCCACAACACGCGCGCCCAGACCATCGCCGCATCATACACCGGTAACGCGTCCTCACTGACCACGGCAAGCGGATAGAGATTCGGCAAAGCGAACAGGTCTGCGCCGGCGATGGCGTCTGGACGCGTCAGCGCCCAGCGTTGTCCCCACCCTTTGTCAACGCCGGCGACGACATCCTGGGCACGATACGCCGCGCGCGCCCACAACAACGCGGGGTCCGTTTGCTCGGCGAGTGAGCGCGCAAAATAATTGGCATACCCCTCCAACAACGAACGCGCAAAGGGCGGCGCACCGGGCGAAGCTTTGAACGGTTTTGGATTGAGCAGCCACATCAACGCGTGCGCGACTTCGTGATAAATCAACTCCGGGTCAAGCGCCGGTTGATGCACTAAATTCGCGGCGGTCTCGATGCCATCACCTGGGTCTTTTTGAAACGTGATGCGCGGCGGCGTACTGCCGAAATCGAACTTGGTTCGCGCAATCGTGTCCACGACTAGGTCAATGTGTGTCGCCGGATTCAAGCGCGCGCGAACACTGTTGGGTTGTCCAGCGCAACCGTTCTGAAAATAGGTCAACATTTTGCCGGCGTGATACGCCGCGTTCGCCGCCTTGAATTCGGGCGTGCTCGGATCATGGCTCAACGGTCCTGCTTGCCATTGGAAAGGAACCTCGCCGTTCGCCGTTTGAATTTTGACATGGATGAACGCCGGCGTAGGATCGGCGTCCGGAAAATTGCCGGTCAGTTGCGCGTTCGGTACGAGTTCCCAATGCAACGCCTCGCCCGCATTCGAAAACGCCACCGCGTTCGCGTGCAACGCGGACGATTGCGGCAAACCGAGCACCTCGCCGGATTCGCGATCAATGAACAGCGTCCAGGTTTCTGTGTCATCGGGAGAATGCAATTCAACCTGGGTCGCGAGAAAATACTCTCCACCGAAAGGCAGTACACACGATTCGCTCCCGGCATAATGCACCACCCGCGCGTGCCAACCGGCAAACGAAGGCACGGCGTCCACACATTTCACCACGCGATTTCGTGCGCGTTCCACGAGTTCGATTTCGACTTGCGCGTCTGGGTTTGGCGTACGCTCGGTATAGTGCGCTACCGCATTGAGCGCGATGCAAACGGCTTGCTCGATGGAGACCTCTGACTTGAAGGCGAGATCGTGCGGCGCCGGGAAAAAAGCGCTCGTCGCATAGACGCGTCGCTCCTTCGCCGTGATGTGCACGTTGAGCGTACCGCCATACACCGGCAATTCGCCGGAGAATTGTTGGTAACGCACGTCCGCTTCCACCTCGCGCGTCAAGTCGTCCGGCACAAGACGCCACACCGATTTCCACTCGATTGTTCCGAACAACGCTTGCGAAATCATCGGATTGTTGAGCCACGCCGTTGCCTTCTCGACCGGATTAGACCAACTCACTTGATCCGATTGCAACCAACCTGGGAGATGCGTCGGCAGACCGGTCGCCGCCGAGCGTTGTGCGCGCCAAGTGAACAAGGTGTTTTTGAATTCCTGTTGCATCTTGGCGTACTGTGGTTGGTAATCGCGCAACGCGGTTTGCGAAATCTCCAGCTCTTTCGCGTCGGCATTAAAGCCGCCGCCCACGAACGGGTCCTGACCAGGCGATAGCACGCGGATATTCGCTTTGTCGTCGTGGGGGCGAATGATTGGCGATTGACGCGAACGTTGCGGCGACAGTTCGCGCGCGAAGCGCGATTCGCCGCGCGGGTAAATCGAATTCGCAGCCGGACGGCGTACGTGATTCACGAGCATCCTCCTTTCTTTTCGTAACACTGGCGTCATTCTTTAGCGAAAACTCTTGCGAAGGTTTTTCGATTAACCCTTCGCAAGGTTGACTGAATTCCAAAATTACTTTTATGGCAACAGCGCGCGATACCAGGGCACGATTTGATAACGCAAGACCCGATTGCTGGCGAACACGATGCGCGAGTTCATCAACACGAGCGGGACATCCGCCGGCGCGCGCGGGTCTTGGGCGAAATACAACAGGCAAGCGAAACAAAGATTCACCGGCGCAAGTGTGTCGGGAGTGCCTGCCCCGCGAACATAGTTGTAATAAACTTTGCCGAAAAAATCCGCCACGTACCAACGCGGTTGTGCGTTGCCATCTACGTACAATCCACTTACCGTCTGCGAGAATTCGCCGATTGGGTTCGACGGCGCACCGTTTTCGATTCTCCAGACATGATACGGCTTGGCATCATACGGCGCGCGAAGATCCTGGGTCAACATCACGATCTCGTTTTGCGGATTCGGCGCGTGGGCTAACGCAAGATAGCGATAGCGTTGCATTCCATCGTGTTGACGTTGCCAACATGCGCCATCATCGCGGCTATAGTACAAACCGGCATAACTGGGTGGACGTTCAGTCGCGCCGCTACCCACGTACAGTCCGGCATCCGTCATCAACATCGCGTTGACCAAAAAATTTTCTGGCAGCGCGCGCCCAGCCGCGCCCGGACATGCTCCTGCCGTATCCACGCGCGTCCACCGATTGCCGCCATCTGTCGAGCGCCACAAGCTGCCGCCGGTGACCGCGACAAAGACCAGATCAGGATTGCTGGGTGAAACTGCCACCAATTTGAGTTGCTCGGGTACTTGACCGACACCGACCGCGTCCCAGCTTGCGCCCGCATTGTCGCTCCGAAGCAAGCCGACATCGCTCGTCGCGGCATACACGCGACGTCCCGTTGCCGCAAACGATTTGATTGCCGCGATCGTGCAGGTCTGACCAGGTAGCTTGAACTCGAGCGTCGCCGTGACCGCTTTCCACGTTTGCCCGCCATTCTCACTGCGCCACAAGCCCGGCAAATCGGCAACCTTTTTGCAATCGTTTGCAAAATCGCTCGCGGCGCCGACGACGAGCGCATCGTCCACGCGCAAAATGCGGAACGCGTCTTGCGCGGTGTGCCCGAGATCATCGCGCAGATCAACCGCGGACCACCCGAGTCGCGGCGCAAACGGTCCTTGTTGACCCAGCATCAATATCAAAACACCGAGCGCGGTCAACGCGATGGTGTAACGCCGAATCTCGCGCCGATAGCGCCGAACCCAGCGTCGCCACGCACTCCAATCCCAGCCACGCGGGAAAGGAACGGGAATCACATCTTCAACATCGCGGCGGACGCGCGTGAATTGCTGTTCCCATTTCTTTTGGTTTGTGAAATCGGCAGAGGTCAATTTGGGCTTGGTGAAAATTTCGGGCAGGTCACACGGCTTGAGGATGAGCGGCAATAACTTGCGTCGTTGCGCCAGTGGATCGTCGTACCGCAACAATTGCGCCTCGAACACATTCAATTCGCTTGCCAGCCACGCCGGCGTCACTACGACGAGCGAACGATAACTGTGCGCGACCGCGTGTTGAATGTTTTCGATTTCCGGTTTGCCCACCACAAAGTCGCGAAAGCCGACACACACGCGCAAGTTGGCTTGTTCCAAGCGCGGCAAGAGCCAGTCTTCCACCCACGCGCGGTCGGCGGAAGCATGGCTCACAAAAACATCGTACTGGGCACGCGCGTTCTCGGTCATTCGACACCTCCAGATAGCGCGTTCGATGGTCTTGGTGAGGTCAGGTTGGGGTGGATGAATTGGATGGAGGACGCACGGCATTGATCAGGCGCGTCCAGGTTAGTGGGTCGGGCTGGGAGAAATCCAAATACGTCAGCATCCGAATGCGGAGAGGCAATTCGCAACGTTCCAGGAGCAGTGGGATGACGCGGCGTTGGCGCGCGGCAGGATCGAGTGTTTGGGCGAGGATGTTTTCAAAGGCAGTCCATTCGCTGGCGAGGTAGCGCAGGGTAATGACCAACAACGTTTTGCGAGTAGTGAGCACCGCGCGCTCCATTTCGGTTACGCTAGGCGCGCCCGGTTCGAAATCGCGGAAATCAATCAGAACCGCAATGCCCGCCGCTTCGAGTGGCGGCAACAGATGTGCGCGCACCCAGGCGGCATCGTAGTGACTGTAGCTGATAAAGAGATCGCGTGTCGTGCTGTTCGTGTCCGGCATAGACCCTTCGATACATCATTCGAATCATCGCGCGCGGACTGAACTGGTTCGCGTTCGACAGACTTTTCAGGTTCAGTACTTCACGAAAGCATCCTGAGCGGCGCGGCGTCCTGAGCGTAGTCGAAGGATGCGTCTACGGGCTGAATTTCGCGGTGGAACGTTGTGCTTGTGCGAATTTTAACACAGTTCTTGTGACGATGCAATCGTTGGCGCGACTTGCATGGACACTTGACAAACATTGTACAGGAATGTATAATCTTTAGCGTGAATGCGCCCATGGCTGGATTGACTATCAAAATCGTCGCCGAACGCACCGGCGTTTCGGTGCATACGTTGCGCGCGTGGGAACGCCGCTATGGCGTCCCGCGCCCCAGTCGCCACGCGGATAATCGCTACCGGCTGTACGACGAGCATGACATCGCTAACGTGCTGTGGATGAAGCGTCAAATCGCCAGCGGGCTATCGCCCGCCCAAGCCAGTCTGCTGTTCCAGCAAAAATCGCCGGCGCAAGCGTTCGCCGCGACGCAACCGCCGCTTGCCGAAATGCAAGCCGCGCTCCTCGCGGCATTTGTGGAAGCGGATGAGAACGCGGCGCAGAAAATTCTCGATCAAGCGTTCGCGCTGTTCGCGCCCGCCCAGGTCGCGCTCGACATCATTCAACCGACGATGGCATCCATCGGCGAACAGTGGGCGCAGAACGAAATTGCCGTGTGGCAGGAACACCTCGCGAGCAATTTGGTGCGGCGCAAACTGGCGGCGGTGCTGCAATCGCAGGCGTCCAATCTGACGCTCAACCCGCGCGTGCTGACCGCGTGCGCGCCCGCTGAAGATCACGAAATCGGTCTGCTGATGTTTGCGTGGCTCGCGCAACAACAGGGTTGGAGCGTGACGTACCTGGGTCAACGCACGCCGCTCGCCGAAATCGCCGCCGCGGCGCGCCAAGCCAGGTCGAACTGGGTCGTTGTTACTGTGACGACGGTGATCGGCTTGGCAAGTTTGCTCCCGTGGTTGCGCCAAGAAAATCGCCCGCCAACGCCGTTGGCATTCGGCGGACGCTTGCTGAATCTTGTGCCCGCGTTGCAGGAACGTCTGCCCGGCGTTTTTCTCGGCGACGATCTATCCACTGCCGCGCGCAGCCTTGCCACGCTCAAACCATGTCGCGAGGTGTATGCGCCGCGGCGACGCGCTTGGGACGCGGTGATGGCGTTGCAGGAACATCGTTTGACGATTGCGGGCGAATCAGCGGAGGCGGTGTTCGCGCAGTTGTCGCTTGCGCCGCGCGCGCGTTGGCGCGCCGAAGATTTGCGGATGGCTGGGTTGTATTTGACAGATAGTCTCGCGTCCGCGCTCGCGTTCGACGTGCCCGACTTGATGGAGCTGGACGGTCGCTGGCTCAAGCAGATGTTGTCGCCGCGAGCGGTCCCGCCCGACGCCGTTGTGAATCACATCAAACTGTTTTCGCGCGCGCTTAGTCGCGCCCTGGGTTCGGAACACGCGTCCGCTTTCAAACCGTTGCTGGCGCGCTTGAGCGACGCGTGTTTCCAATGAGGTTCTGATGAAACGATTGGCTGTTTTCGGCGCGATGGTTCTAGTGATGCTTGCCACGCGTGCGGCGTTCGCGCAGGGTCCGATTTTCGTCGAGCCGCGCAGCAATGTGACGCGCGCGACGGCGTTCAAAATCACCGACGATCAAACTTCCTGGGTCGTTTACGCGCAATTGACCCAGCCCGGCGAAGTGAATTATTACACGTTCGACGGCGCGCGTGGCGATGTGGTGTACATCAGCGCCAACTTGCCCAAGACCGATGAGGCGACCCAGTTTGGCGTAGAGATCGCGTTGATTGGCAACGCGATCGCGCAAACCGACGCCGTGCCGTTTCCATTGAACGCGAACGAGCACGCGCTCGTGATGCCAGACCCCGGTCACGATCCAGCAAGTGTTTTCTTGGAGCCGACCACGCAAACGGCGTACTGGACGCGCCAAAGCGCGCGGGTCACTTTGCCGGGCGATGGCGCGTATCTGATCGCGGTGTACAACGCGCAGAACAAGACCGGCAAGTACGTGCTTACGCTCGGTGGACGCGCAGAATGGGGCATGTCCGATGTGCCGATGTTTCCCAATGTATGGATTAGCATTCAAAGCTATTTTGGCAAAATCAATTTCGCCGCCCTTGGCATCGGCGCGCTGATCGTCGTCACAGTGATTACTGCCGGTACGGTGTACTTTTTTCTGCGTAAGTAATTCGGCAATGTCACATTCGTTTTTTGTCATCGCCAAAGGAGGATGCAATGAAACGGGTCATTATCGCCGGCGGTACGGGATTCCTGGGTCGTGCGTTCGCGCAAGCCGCGCCGCAAAACGAATACGAATTGATCGCGCTCACGCGCCAACCGGACAAGGCGAAGAATTTGCCGAACGGGATGCGCGCTGTCCAATGGGATGGGCGCACCGCGGAGGGCTGGGGCGATCTGGCGAACGGCGCGTACGCGCTTGTGAATTTCGCCGGCGCAAGCATCGGCATGCCGCCGATTCCGTGGAGCGCGGAACGCAAACGCAAAATCCGCGAGAGCCGCGTCAATGCGGGGCACGCGATTGTCGCGGCGGTGCAGGCGACGACCGAGAAACCGCGCGTCGTGATTCAAGCATCGGCGGTCGGCTATTACGGTTCGCGCGGCGTACAAGTCATCACCGAAGAGACCTCCGCCGGAAATGATTTTCTTGCGCGCGTTTGCGTAGACTGGGAATCGTCTACCGCCGAAACCTGGTCGCTCGGTGTGCGTCGCGTCGTCATTCGCACCGGCTTGCCGTTGAGCAAAACTGACGGCGTGTTTCCGATGCTCGCGCTGCCGTTCAAATTTTTCGTCGGCGGTCCGTTGGGCAGCGGCAAACAGTACGTGCCCTGGATTCATCTCGCGGATCACATCGCCGCGATTCACTTTTTGATAGATCACGCTGCGTTGCGCGGCGCGTTCAATCTC
This window encodes:
- a CDS encoding TIR domain-containing protein is translated as MTENARAQYDVFVSHASADRAWVEDWLLPRLEQANLRVCVGFRDFVVGKPEIENIQHAVAHSYRSLVVVTPAWLASELNVFEAQLLRYDDPLAQRRKLLPLILKPCDLPEIFTKPKLTSADFTNQKKWEQQFTRVRRDVEDVIPVPFPRGWDWSAWRRWVRRYRREIRRYTIALTALGVLILMLGQQGPFAPRLGWSAVDLRDDLGHTAQDAFRILRVDDALVVGAASDFANDCKKVADLPGLWRSENGGQTWKAVTATLEFKLPGQTCTIAAIKSFAATGRRVYAATSDVGLLRSDNAGASWDAVGVGQVPEQLKLVAVSPSNPDLVFVAVTGGSLWRSTDGGNRWTRVDTAGACPGAAGRALPENFLVNAMLMTDAGLYVGSGATERPPSYAGLYYSRDDGACWQRQHDGMQRYRYLALAHAPNPQNEIVMLTQDLRAPYDAKPYHVWRIENGAPSNPIGEFSQTVSGLYVDGNAQPRWYVADFFGKVYYNYVRGAGTPDTLAPVNLCFACLLYFAQDPRAPADVPLVLMNSRIVFASNRVLRYQIVPWYRALLP
- a CDS encoding toll/interleukin-1 receptor domain-containing protein translates to MPDTNSTTRDLFISYSHYDAAWVRAHLLPPLEAAGIAVLIDFRDFEPGAPSVTEMERAVLTTRKTLLVITLRYLASEWTAFENILAQTLDPAARQRRVIPLLLERCELPLRIRMLTYLDFSQPDPLTWTRLINAVRPPSNSSTPT
- a CDS encoding MerR family transcriptional regulator, whose translation is MAGLTIKIVAERTGVSVHTLRAWERRYGVPRPSRHADNRYRLYDEHDIANVLWMKRQIASGLSPAQASLLFQQKSPAQAFAATQPPLAEMQAALLAAFVEADENAAQKILDQAFALFAPAQVALDIIQPTMASIGEQWAQNEIAVWQEHLASNLVRRKLAAVLQSQASNLTLNPRVLTACAPAEDHEIGLLMFAWLAQQQGWSVTYLGQRTPLAEIAAAARQARSNWVVVTVTTVIGLASLLPWLRQENRPPTPLAFGGRLLNLVPALQERLPGVFLGDDLSTAARSLATLKPCREVYAPRRRAWDAVMALQEHRLTIAGESAEAVFAQLSLAPRARWRAEDLRMAGLYLTDSLASALAFDVPDLMELDGRWLKQMLSPRAVPPDAVVNHIKLFSRALSRALGSEHASAFKPLLARLSDACFQ
- a CDS encoding TIGR01777 family protein, whose protein sequence is MKRVIIAGGTGFLGRAFAQAAPQNEYELIALTRQPDKAKNLPNGMRAVQWDGRTAEGWGDLANGAYALVNFAGASIGMPPIPWSAERKRKIRESRVNAGHAIVAAVQATTEKPRVVIQASAVGYYGSRGVQVITEETSAGNDFLARVCVDWESSTAETWSLGVRRVVIRTGLPLSKTDGVFPMLALPFKFFVGGPLGSGKQYVPWIHLADHIAAIHFLIDHAALRGAFNLSAPNPVTNAEFGRALGKAIKRPAWLPVPEIALKLALGEMADRLLLTSQRMMPTRLQQAGFKFKFPDVEPALRDALK